The Desulfovermiculus halophilus DSM 18834 genome has a segment encoding these proteins:
- a CDS encoding PP2C family protein-serine/threonine phosphatase, producing the protein MVHDRTRILIVDDVPGVCDLLCEFLETDYRVQTAQDGNQALQAYTGFHPDIILLDMHMPGMGGLDVISALRGEMQDQEVYILVITGETSFELKRDSLEQGANDYLIRPYHSDELLARIRVAERQINLRKQLKTAYRNIEREIEMLGDIQSRLLPGTDAQFSNLLIDTLFKPSGRASGDFFDYFPVGEHIVRIAVCDVSGHGARAAFLMGVVRTLIRLSETTRLDLEQVVTLLNNSLMDIIGNECDFVSLFLADVDLEAETLSYVNAGHCPGLLADKSRNIHALDSTLPILGFVPVSPKATTCSLQAPGALFLYTDGIYEWQTPSGTYFDQDTFLQLAAGLLPAEGPFLSNLMQAMQGHTPGIPFRDDVTALHVRILPEASSPHSTAHGCGREPLTAAVED; encoded by the coding sequence GTGGTCCACGACAGAACCAGAATACTCATTGTAGACGACGTCCCCGGGGTCTGCGACCTCCTCTGCGAGTTCCTGGAGACCGATTACCGGGTACAAACCGCCCAGGACGGCAATCAGGCCCTTCAAGCCTACACCGGTTTTCATCCGGACATCATTCTGCTGGACATGCACATGCCCGGAATGGGCGGGCTGGACGTCATATCCGCCCTGCGCGGCGAGATGCAGGACCAGGAGGTCTACATCCTGGTCATCACCGGGGAAACATCCTTTGAGCTCAAACGGGACTCCCTGGAGCAGGGGGCCAACGACTACCTGATCCGGCCTTATCATTCGGACGAGCTCCTGGCCCGGATCAGAGTGGCCGAACGGCAGATCAACCTGCGCAAACAGCTGAAGACGGCCTACCGGAACATCGAACGGGAAATCGAGATGCTCGGGGATATCCAGTCTCGCCTGCTCCCCGGAACCGATGCCCAGTTCTCCAATCTGCTCATCGACACCCTGTTCAAGCCCTCCGGGCGGGCCAGCGGAGATTTTTTCGACTATTTTCCAGTTGGTGAGCACATCGTGCGCATTGCCGTCTGTGACGTCTCCGGGCACGGGGCCAGGGCCGCTTTTCTCATGGGCGTGGTCCGCACCCTGATCCGGCTGAGCGAAACCACCCGGCTGGATCTGGAACAGGTGGTCACTCTGCTCAACAACTCCCTGATGGACATCATCGGGAATGAATGCGACTTCGTCTCCCTGTTTCTGGCCGATGTGGACCTTGAGGCCGAGACCCTGTCCTATGTCAACGCCGGCCACTGCCCCGGCCTGCTGGCCGACAAGTCCCGCAACATTCACGCCCTTGATTCCACGCTGCCTATCTTGGGGTTTGTCCCGGTCAGCCCCAAGGCCACGACCTGCTCCCTGCAAGCCCCGGGCGCTCTTTTCCTCTACACCGACGGCATCTACGAGTGGCAGACCCCGTCCGGGACATACTTCGATCAGGACACATTCCTTCAACTGGCTGCCGGCCTTCTCCCTGCCGAGGGCCCTTTCCTTTCCAATCTGATGCAGGCCATGCAGGGCCATACCCCCGGCATCCCCTTCCGGGACGACGTCACCGCCCTGCATGTCCGGATACTCCCCGAAGCCAGCTCTCCGCATTCGACTGCCCACGGCTGCGGCCGGGAGCCGCTCACTGCTGCAGTGGAGGACTGA